From Sphingobium sp. B2D3C:
GTCGGTCGCGTCGGTGAACACGGCCGTGACCTGAGCAAAGCCATTGCGGCTCAGCGAACGGGTGTACTCAAGACCGGGAATACCGGCGAGCGCGGTTTCGATCGGAAACGACACCTGCTTCTCGACCAGTTCAGGCGAGAGCGCGGGCGCACGAACGTTGATCTGCACCTGATTGTTGGTGATGTCCGGCACGGCGTCGATCGGCAGGCGGGACAAGGAATAGGCGCCGATGACGGCGGCAACGGCGGTGAGAGCGAGGACAAGCCAGCGCTGCTCCACCGCCCATGTGACGATGCGGGCGATCATGGTTCAGTCCTCGTGGCTTGCTTCGCTCTTGCCGAGTTCGGCCTTGAGCGTGAAACTTCCGGTGGTGGCGATCCGCTCACGGCCTGAAAGCCCAGAGCGGACGAGCACGGTGTCGCCGGCGGGATCGCCAAGCTGCACCGGCGTGACCCTGAAGCCTGTCGCCGTCCGAACGAACACAACCGTTTTCCCCTCGACCGTTTGCACGGCCGTCAAGAGCACGCGCACAGAGGCGGGACCGTCGCCGCCGCCAGCCAGTTGCACCGACGCGGTAACCGCCTCGCCAACGCGCCAGACGCCGCTGCCATTGTCGAGCGATGCGATCGCCGGCACCAGTTTTGTCTGTGGATCGAGCGCTGGCGATACGAAGCTGATCTGCCCGATTGCCGACCGTCCTGCTGCGGTGACCGTCACGGGCGCACCGGGACGGACGCGGCCCGCATCCTCGGGCTTGAGGCTGAGCGAGAGCGAGACCTTCGACAGATTGGCGACCCGGAACAGCTCGGCGTCAGCCGCAACTGTTTGACCGAGCACCACCGGTCGCGCGATCACCTGGCCCGAGAGGGGGGCAACGATGCCGAGGCGATTGAGCCCGCTCCCACCGCCACCAGTTGCCGAAACCTGGCTTTGCGCCTGAGTGAGTGCGATCCGCGCTTCGGTTGCCGCGGTTCGCGCCGCGATCAGGTCCTGCTCAGGTGAAACGCGCTGAGAGAACAGCCGTTGCTCGCGCGCGAGATTGGAATTGGCGAGGGCGAGCCGTGCCCGGGCCGCCTCGACCGCCCCCTTGAGCTGCGCCGCCTCGCGGCTCTCGATCACCGCAAGCGTCTGCCCGCGGGAAACGCTTTCGCCGAGATTGCGGTTAAGCGCGACGACACGACCGGCGATCGCCGCTGAGACGACCTGTGTCGCCTGCGGATCGCCATCGATCGTCGCGGGCAGTTCGATCGTGCCGGCGCCGCCGATCAGCGGAACGGCAACCTGCACGCCTGCCGCCGCGATCTGTTCGACCGAGAGCGTGATGACGCCTTCATCCGCATGACCGGTTTCCTTGGGTTGCTCGGGCGCGGACTCGTTCGTCGAAGCGCCGTCACCGCAGGCAGCCAATATGAGCGCGAGCGACAATGCGCCCGCAAGCTGGATTTTCTTCATGACTGGTTTCCCCCTTGAGGCGCGGGAGCGGTCAGCCGCTCCAGCCGCGCACGGGCATTGTGATAATTGGCGAGGGCATCGATCGCAGCGACG
This genomic window contains:
- a CDS encoding efflux RND transporter periplasmic adaptor subunit, which encodes MKKIQLAGALSLALILAACGDGASTNESAPEQPKETGHADEGVITLSVEQIAAAGVQVAVPLIGGAGTIELPATIDGDPQATQVVSAAIAGRVVALNRNLGESVSRGQTLAVIESREAAQLKGAVEAARARLALANSNLAREQRLFSQRVSPEQDLIAARTAATEARIALTQAQSQVSATGGGGSGLNRLGIVAPLSGQVIARPVVLGQTVAADAELFRVANLSKVSLSLSLKPEDAGRVRPGAPVTVTAAGRSAIGQISFVSPALDPQTKLVPAIASLDNGSGVWRVGEAVTASVQLAGGGDGPASVRVLLTAVQTVEGKTVVFVRTATGFRVTPVQLGDPAGDTVLVRSGLSGRERIATTGSFTLKAELGKSEASHED